A genomic stretch from Primulina huaijiensis isolate GDHJ02 chromosome 14, ASM1229523v2, whole genome shotgun sequence includes:
- the LOC140957285 gene encoding protein WHAT'S THIS FACTOR 1 homolog, chloroplastic-like produces MEPKLLITTHKVSSSVCAFPFFLSYKSSPLQNSKFGFNVYSSLCAKQSVKSPFMGKKLVFQEKNEFFWSTRRDHLPSPVIRAGVVKRRKELPFDNVIQRDKKLKLVLKIRKILTSQPDRIMALRHLGRFRKDLGLQKRRRFISLLRKFPAVFEIVEEGVYSLKFRLTPEAERLYLEEMRVRNGMEDLLVVKLRKLLMMSIEKRILLEKISHLKTDLGLPLEFQDTICQRYPQYFKVVTTGRGPALELTHWDPELAVSAAELAEDENKERELEERNLIIDRTPKFNRVNLPRGLNLSKGEMRRICQFRDMPYISPYSDFSELRSGTLEKEKHACGVVHEILSLTVEKRTLVDHLTHFRDEFRFSQQLRGMFVRHPDMFYVSLKGDRDSVFLREVYRDSNLVEKDKLLLIKEKLRALVNVPRFPRRNISEADSDQAARIEDEVESGEDDEDEWSDIDNLGSDEIDDIVDGDDEDFEDGWSDDDGGDDDLPPNFNNEEDDPLSSFEQSKPNIKQVNGSRKSDENYLIPEFPDGKPRERW; encoded by the coding sequence ATGGAACCAAAGTTGTTGATCACTACCCACAAAGTTTCGTCTTCAGTTTGTGCATTTCCATTTTTTCTTTCATATAAGTCATCACCGCTTCAAAACTCCAAGTTTGGTTTTAATGTCTATTCATCACTTTGTGCTAAACAATCGGTGAAGTCTCCGTTTATGGGGAAAAAATTAGTCTTTCAGGAAAAGAATGAATTTTTCTGGAGTACAAGGAGAGATCATTTGCCTTCTCCTGTAATAAGAGCAGGTGTTGTGAAGAGGAGGAAAGAGCTTCCCTTTGATAACGTGATTCAGAGGGACAAAAAGCTTAAATTGGTTTTGAAAATTAGGAAGATTTTAACGAGTCAGCCAGATAGAATTATGGCACTTCGTCATTTGGGTAGGTTTAGGAAAGATTTGGGGCTACAAAAAAGGAGGCGGTTTATATCTTTGTTGAGGAAGTTTCCTGCTGTGTTTGAGATTGTGGAAGAAGGGGTTTATTCACTTAAGTTCAGGTTGACACCTGAGGCGGAGAGGCTATACCTCGAGGAGATGAGGGTTAGGAATGGAATGGAGGATTTATTGGTTGTTAAATTGAGGAAGTTGTTGATGATGTCGATTGAGAAACGGATTCTTTTGGAGAAGATTTCTCATTTGAAAACTGATTTAGGACTGCCTTTGGAATTTCAAGATACTATTTGTCAGCGGTATCCACAGTATTTCAAGGTTGTTACAACTGGTCGAGGGCCGGCCCTTGAGTTGACACATTGGGATCCTGAGCTTGCTGTATCTGCAGCAGAGCTCGCGGAAGATGAGAACAAGGAAAGAGAGCTGGAAGagagaaatttaattattgatcGAACCCCAAAGTTTAACAGAGTTAATCTACCTAGAGGGCTCAACCTTTCCAAAGGTGAGATGAGAAGGATTTGTCAATTTAGAGACATGCCTTACATATCACCTTATTCTGATTTTTCAGAATTGAGGTCTGGCACgttggaaaaagaaaaacatgccTGTGGTGTTGTTCATGAAATTTTGAGTCTCACTGTTGAGAAGAGAACACTTGTAGATCATTTGACCCATTTTCGAGATGAATTTAGATTCTCTCAGCAGCTCAGGGGGATGTTTGTAAGGCATCCAGACATGTTTTATGTATCTCTGAAAGGGGATAGAGACTCAGTGTTCCTACGTGAAGTGTACCGAGATTCTAATTTAGTAGAAAAAGACAAATTGTTGCTCATCAAGGAAAAACTCCGTGCACTTGTTAATGTTCCAAGATTCCCGAGAAGAAATATTTCAGAGGCTGATTCAGATCAAGCAGCAAGGATAGAAGATGAGGTTGAGTcaggtgaagatgatgaagatgaaTGGTCCGATATTGACAATTTAGGAAGTGACGAAATTGATGATATTGTTGATGGTGATGATGAGGATTTCGAGGATGGTTGGAGTGATGATGATGGTGGTGATGATGATTTGCCTCCAAACTTCAATAATGAAGAAGATGATCCATTGTCAAGTTTTGAACAGAGCAAACCAAATATTAAGCAAGTTAATGGCTCAAGGAAAAGTGATGAAAATTATCTAATTCCCGAGTTTCCGGATGGAAAACCAAGGGAACGTTGGTAA
- the LOC140957523 gene encoding phospholipase A1 PLIP1, chloroplastic-like: MACSLSPVTNATPRDVNNASERLRPLLSNNELFGKTGLLRSYSENRLSCSISRIRASTMEPKLKNSRSGFFNIQLSSAMIPDSLRSFLFYPDISKDMDVIGDSDPQEEIDVDEGKKRANWIERLMELRNKWKDTQEKDEEYVGDGIESCDEDGGCEVEYEDHAEGEAITVDKDVFSLLLRDVSRSDTKLYAQLSFLCNMAYVIEDIKTEDLKRYYGLDFVTSSLEKKAEAAALKDKIDQDSTKVHVTDHPGSESAEHSTQKPRLRSSAAYRDIALSAACYVQSRSKDSTNIRTESKLKKESSFSPHEDKCPIEEDGISSPRIYKSEIAACVAASTMTSVVAAGEKQKEKAAKDLQSLHSSPCDWFICDDSSIYTRSFVIQGSDSLASWQANLFFEPTIFEGMDALVHRGIYEAAKGIYDQFLPEIKQHLNRFGDRAKFQFTGHSLGGSLALLVNLMLLRRKAVVPSAFLPVVTFGSPFIFCGGHKILDELNIDENHVHFVMMHRDIVPRAFSCNYPNYVAQVLKGLSSTFRFHPCLNKNKILYSPMGKVFILQPDEKSSPPHPLLPPGSALYALDTTNGSLSKNAFRGFLNTPHPLETLSDPSAYGSEGTIMWDHDSSNYLKAMNEVIRQHTRLRVKKARRQRNQLWPLLTSRSPHAWSHTRDTWDTSETPKKILTGV, from the exons ATGGCATGCTCTTTGTCTCCTGTTACGAATGCCACACCAAGAGATGTAAACAACGCGAGTGAAAGGCTTCGTCCTTTGTTATCGAACAATGAATTGTTTGGAAAAACTGGACTGCTAAGATCATATTCTGAAAACCGTCTTTCTTGTTCTATCAGCCGGATTCGGGCGTCCACGATGGAACCAAAGCTAAAGAATAGTCGATCAGGGTTCTTCAACATCCAGTTATCGAGTGCCATGATTCCGGATTCGTTGAGGTCATTTCTTTTTTATCCAGACATAAGTAAAGACATGGATGTCATTGGAGATAGTGATCCTCAGGAGGAGATAGATGTCGATGAAGGGAAGAAGAGGGCGAATTGGATCGAGAGGCTAATGGAGCTCCGGAACAAATGGAAAGATACACAAGAGAAGGATGAGGAATATGTTGGTGACGGCATTGAGAGCTGTGATGAAGATGGAGGCTGTGAAGTGGAATACGAAGATCATGCGGAAGGAGAGGCAATTACTGTCGATAAAGACGTTTTTTCCTTGTTGTTGAGGGATGTATCGCGGTCTGATACTAAGCTTTACGCGCAGCTGTCTTTCTTGTGCAACATGGCTTATGTGATCGAGGATATCAAG ACAGAGGATCTGAAGAGATATTACGGCCTGGACTTTGTTACATCATCACTGGAAAAGAAGGCAGAAGCAGCAGCtcttaaagacaaaattgatCAGGATTCCACGAAAGTGCATGTTACGGATCATCCTGGATCAGAATCAGCGGAACATTCTACACAGAAACCACGCCTTCGATCATCAGCTGCCTATCGTGATATTGCACTATCTGCTGCATGTTATGTACAATCTCGATCCAAGGATTCAACAAATATACGGACTGAGTCTAAACTTAAAAAAGAGAGTTCGTTCTCACCTCATGAAGACAAGTGCCCAATAGAGGAAGATGGGATTTCTTCGCCACGAATATACAAGTCGGAGATAGCTGCATGTGTAGCAGCCTCAACAATGACATCAGTGGTTGCTGCAGGGGAGAAGCAAAAGGAGAAGGCCGCGAAAGACCTTCAATCACTTCACTCCTCGCCATGTGATTGGTTCATTTGTGATGATTCCAGCATATATACTCGGAGCTTTGTCATCCAG GGGTCTGACTCATTGGCTTCCTGGCAGGCAAATCTCTTTTTTGAACCAACCATATTTGAG GGAATGGATGCTCTAGTTCACAGAGGAATATATGAAGCAGCAAAAGGCATATATGACCAATTCTTGCCAGAGATAAAACAACATCTGAACAGATTTGGTGATAGAGCGAAGTTTCAATTCACGGGGCACTCGCTTGGTGGCAGTCTCGCTCTACTGGTCAATTTGATGCTGTTAAGACGGAAGGCAGTGGTACCGTCAGCTTTTCTTCCAGTGGTCACCTTTGGCTCGCCATTTATCTTCTGTGGAGGCCATAAAATTCTTGATGAACTAAATATAGACGAGAACCATGTTCATTTTGTGATGATGCACAGAGATATCGTCCCACGAGCTTTCTCGTGCAATTACCCCAACTACGTTGCCCAAGTACTCAAGGGTTTAAGTAGCACCTTCCGGTTCCACCCTTGTCTAAATAAGAAC AAAATCTTATACTCTCCAATGGGGAAAGTATTCATCCTCCAGCCGGATGAGAAGTCATCTCCACCTCACCCTCTACTTCCTCCGGGCAGTGCTCTGTATGCCTTGGACACCACCAACGGTTCCCTAAGTAAGAATGCTTTTCGAGGCTTCCTAAATACTCCTCACCCCCTCGAAACTCTAAGCGACCCCTCTGCCTATGGCTCTGAGGGTACGATCATGTGGGATCATGATTCAAGCAACTACTTGAAGGCCATGAATGAAGTTATACGACAGCATACAAGACTGAGAGTCAAGAAAGCAAGAAGACAGAGGAACCAGCTATGGCCGCTCTTAACTTCACGATCACCGCATGCATGGAGCCATACACGTGATACATGGGACACATCGGAAAcgccaaaaaaaatattgaccGGTGTCTGA
- the LOC140957334 gene encoding rhodanese-like domain-containing protein 4, chloroplastic isoform X2 gives MEALNVVGLTPISVLAKRPGPRKNQLLATVSPFKNPSFSVSRCMAGGLVLLSSALGTDLARALTYDGTLQQSVSNLAPDIDFSGVLGNATNFAADNPIIAGGGVVLLAFPLVVSQLLSKSKNWGVESAKTAYAKLGDDDKAQLLDIRAPRDIKQMGSPDIRSFKKKPVAVVYNGEDKSGFLKKLSLKFKEPESTTLFILDKFDGNAKEVAELVTANGFKAAYAIRDGAEGSRGWMKSGLPWIVPSKTWSLDFSDLTGTVGDASDALPLILGVAAAAGIGIFSFTEVEVLLQVLGSAFLIQFISKKLLFAEDRKQTIQQIEDILNTKVAPKELVGDIQQIGKAILPSSVTSKALPAPVESGIQITEPGPEGKSAPAKIEATPEVNSIPQAEAEDESLPVS, from the exons ATGGAGGCCCTTAATGTAGTTGGCTTGACTCCAATTTCTGTTCTTGCTAAAAGACCGGGGCCCAGAAAAAATCAGTTGCTGGCAACTGTTTCCCCATTCAAGAATCCATCTTTTTCAGTTTCAAGATGTATGGCGGGGGGTCTAGTGCTGTTATCTTCGGCTTTGGGTACTGATTTAGCAAGAGCGTTGACATATGATGGAACTCTGCAGCAATCCGTGAGCAATTTGGCCCCCGATATTGATTTCAGTGGAGTTCTTGGTAATGCTACCAATTTTGCCGCGGATAATCCCATAATCGCTGGCGGCGGAGTGGTGTTGCTGGCGTTTCCCTTGGTGGTTTCTCAGCTGCTCAGCAAATCCAAGAATTGGGGAGTGGAGAGTGCGAAGACTGCTTATGCAAAATTGGGTGACGATGATAAGGCTCAATTACTTGATATACGAGCACCGCGGGATATTAAGCAAATGGGGAGCCCGGATATCCGGAGTTTCAAGAAGAAGCCGGTGGCCGTGGTGTATAACGGTGAAGACAAGTCAGGGTTCTTGAAAAAGCTGTCTTTGAAGTTTAAAGAACCCGAAAGCACCACGTTGTTTATACTTGATAA ATTTGACGGAAACGCCAAAGAAGTAGCAGAGCTGGTAACGGCAAATGGATTTAAAGCTGCTTATGCAATCAGAGATGGTGCAGAAGGATCGAGGGGATGGATG AAAAGCGGCCTTCCCTGGATAGTTCCAAGTAAAACATGGAGCCTCGACTTCAGTGATTTGACGGGCACCGTTGGG GATGCTTCTGATGCTTTGCCTCTGATCCTTGGTGTTGCGGCTGCAGCTGGTATTGGgattttttcttttacagaG GTGGAAGTACTTCTCCAAGTTTTGGGTTCTGCTTTTCTTATTCAATTTATAAGCAAGAAACTCCTCTTTGCAGAG GATAGAAAGCAGACTATACAGCAAATTGAAGATATCTTGAACACAAAAGTCGCTCCAAAAGAACTTGTGGGTGACATACAG CAAATCGGGAAGGCCATTCTACCCTCGTCTGTAACTAGTAAGGCTCTACCCGCTCCTGTTGAAAGTGGCATCCAGATAACTGAGCCAGGGCCTGAGGGGAAGAGCGCACCAGCAaaaatagaagcaactccagaGGTCAATTCTATCCCACAAGCAGAAGCTGAAGATGAGTCTCTTCCGG TATCCTGA
- the LOC140956519 gene encoding histone H3-like centromeric protein CENH3 — MARTKQPAVRRTGRRKSAAAGGTPTSTPQRSSGTKSPGGAPPTSRAGHAQKKRRNRPGTVALREIRKYQKSWNLLIPAAPFIRTVREVTSSIAPDISRWQAEALVALQEAAEDFIVQMFEEAMLCAIHAKRVTLMKKDFELARRIGGKGQPW, encoded by the exons atgGCCAGAACGAAACAACCAGCTGTGCGCCGAACCGGCCGACGTAAATCCGCCG CGGCCGGAGGTACTCCAACTTCAACTCCTCAG CGTTCCTCTGGAACAAAGAGCCCTGGCGGTGCTCCACCAA ctAGTAGAGCTGGGCATGCACAAAAGAAGCGGCGGAACAGGCCAGGGACGGTGGCTCTTAGAGAGATCCGGAAATATCAGAAGTCCTGGAACCTTCTAATACCCGCTGCTCCATTCATTAGAACT GTGAGAGAGGTTACATCGTCAATTGCTCCAGACATCTCTCGCTGGCAAGCAGAAGCTTTGGTGGCCCTTCAGGAG GCCGCAGAGGATTTCATAGTTCAAATGTTTGAAGAGGCAATGCTGTGTGCAATTCATGCAAAGCGCGTGACACTAA TGAAGAAGGATTTTGAGCTGGCCCGTCGAATTGGAGGTAAAGGGCAGCCATGGTGA
- the LOC140957334 gene encoding rhodanese-like domain-containing protein 4, chloroplastic isoform X1 has translation MEALNVVGLTPISVLAKRPGPRKNQLLATVSPFKNPSFSVSRCMAGGLVLLSSALGTDLARALTYDGTLQQSVSNLAPDIDFSGVLGNATNFAADNPIIAGGGVVLLAFPLVVSQLLSKSKNWGVESAKTAYAKLGDDDKAQLLDIRAPRDIKQMGSPDIRSFKKKPVAVVYNGEDKSGFLKKLSLKFKEPESTTLFILDKFDGNAKEVAELVTANGFKAAYAIRDGAEGSRGWMKSGLPWIVPSKTWSLDFSDLTGTVGDASDALPLILGVAAAAGIGIFSFTEVEVLLQVLGSAFLIQFISKKLLFAEDRKQTIQQIEDILNTKVAPKELVGDIQQIGKAILPSSVTSKALPAPVESGIQITEPGPEGKSAPAKIEATPEVNSIPQAEAEDESLPGISRPLSPYPNYPDYKPPSSPIPSQP, from the exons ATGGAGGCCCTTAATGTAGTTGGCTTGACTCCAATTTCTGTTCTTGCTAAAAGACCGGGGCCCAGAAAAAATCAGTTGCTGGCAACTGTTTCCCCATTCAAGAATCCATCTTTTTCAGTTTCAAGATGTATGGCGGGGGGTCTAGTGCTGTTATCTTCGGCTTTGGGTACTGATTTAGCAAGAGCGTTGACATATGATGGAACTCTGCAGCAATCCGTGAGCAATTTGGCCCCCGATATTGATTTCAGTGGAGTTCTTGGTAATGCTACCAATTTTGCCGCGGATAATCCCATAATCGCTGGCGGCGGAGTGGTGTTGCTGGCGTTTCCCTTGGTGGTTTCTCAGCTGCTCAGCAAATCCAAGAATTGGGGAGTGGAGAGTGCGAAGACTGCTTATGCAAAATTGGGTGACGATGATAAGGCTCAATTACTTGATATACGAGCACCGCGGGATATTAAGCAAATGGGGAGCCCGGATATCCGGAGTTTCAAGAAGAAGCCGGTGGCCGTGGTGTATAACGGTGAAGACAAGTCAGGGTTCTTGAAAAAGCTGTCTTTGAAGTTTAAAGAACCCGAAAGCACCACGTTGTTTATACTTGATAA ATTTGACGGAAACGCCAAAGAAGTAGCAGAGCTGGTAACGGCAAATGGATTTAAAGCTGCTTATGCAATCAGAGATGGTGCAGAAGGATCGAGGGGATGGATG AAAAGCGGCCTTCCCTGGATAGTTCCAAGTAAAACATGGAGCCTCGACTTCAGTGATTTGACGGGCACCGTTGGG GATGCTTCTGATGCTTTGCCTCTGATCCTTGGTGTTGCGGCTGCAGCTGGTATTGGgattttttcttttacagaG GTGGAAGTACTTCTCCAAGTTTTGGGTTCTGCTTTTCTTATTCAATTTATAAGCAAGAAACTCCTCTTTGCAGAG GATAGAAAGCAGACTATACAGCAAATTGAAGATATCTTGAACACAAAAGTCGCTCCAAAAGAACTTGTGGGTGACATACAG CAAATCGGGAAGGCCATTCTACCCTCGTCTGTAACTAGTAAGGCTCTACCCGCTCCTGTTGAAAGTGGCATCCAGATAACTGAGCCAGGGCCTGAGGGGAAGAGCGCACCAGCAaaaatagaagcaactccagaGGTCAATTCTATCCCACAAGCAGAAGCTGAAGATGAGTCTCTTCCGGGTATTTCGAGGCCACTCTCTCCCTATCCTAAT TATCCTGATTACAAGCCTCCATCTTCTCCTATACCTTCGCAGCCATAA